From the genome of Corallococcus soli:
CTTCGCGCCCTCCACGCCGTTGAGGAGGGCCGCGCGGTACGTCCAGGGGCCGGCGAAGCCGCGCACCTGCACGCCCATGTCCCGCCACACCTTGCCCACGCCCAGCGGGTAGCGGATGAGGTCGGAGTGATAGTCCACCGTCTGGAGCGCGATGGCGCCCTGCAACGCCTGGTGCGACAGCGGCGCGAGGATGAAGCCCGCCTCCACCCACATCTTGTCGGCGACCTCGTAGGCGATGGTCGCGTCCTGGATGAAGAAGGCCGGGTTCCAGTCGCCGTTCTTGCCCAGGTTCGGCTGGTCCGTGTCGATGAAGAACGACAGCCGCTTGGTGATGGAGCCGAAGATGAGCAGCCGCACCCGGCGCAGGAAGAAGTCCGTGCCCACGCCCCCCAGGGGCGTGCCGTCCTTCACGAGCTGCATCTGCGGGTGCAGCAGCACGTCCACGTTGAGCACCGCGTCTTCGCCGAGCTGGATCTTCCCGGCCCCCGCGGGCAGCGCGGACAGCAGGGCCACCAGCACCAGCCACGGCGGGAGCACGCGAGGGTCGGGGCGCATAGGCCCCGGCGCAAGAGCAACGCGTGTTCCAACCGGGGCCGCCCCGGGTTTCAGGGCCTTGCAGGCTGGCTCGTCGCGTCAGGAGGTGACGGAGGGTGACAGGACGTTACTGCTCGTAACGATTCGTGCACCGCGCCGTCATGCCCGGGCAACACCCGCTCGCCCCCGGGGGCAGGGATGCGGCCCCGTTCGGCCGGCGGCGACGGCATGGCGGGTGGATCCGCGGGGCCCGTGCGCGCCTTGGTCCCTTCCCGTCGGGACTGCTAAGCCAACGCCTCATGGCTCCCCCGGAAGTCCTCCCCTTCTCAGAGCTGTCCCAGTTCACCCTCGACCGTGAGTCGCCGCGACTCCTGCCGGAGTCCTTCTGCCGGCGGCTGGGCGTCGCGGTGATGGGGCGGGTGGACAGCACCCGCGAGCAGGAGCCGGTGACGGTGGCGATGCTCCACCCGGACGACCTGTCCGTGCGCTACCGCATCGCGGACTTCCTGCGGCGGCCGGTGCAGCCGGTGCGGCTGAACCAGTACGAAATCGACACCGCGCTGGAGGTGGGCTTCGGCGCGGGGCGGCGGGCTGACGGCGTCAGTCCGGCTTCGCGTCCAGTCCCTGGGGCAGCAGCACGGTGAACGAGGAGCCCTGACCCAGCGTGCTGCGGACCTGGACGATGCCGCCGTGGGCTTCGACGATCTGCTGGGTGATGAAGAGGCCCAGCCCCAGCCCACCGTAGTTGCGCTCGGACACCGCGCGCACGAAGCGGTCGAAGACGCGGGGCTGTTGCTCCGGCGCGATGCCGATGCCTTCATCCTGCACGGTGAGGAGGGCCAGCCCCGCTTCGCTGCGCACGTGGACGCGGATGGGCTTCCCCGCGCCGTACTTGAGCGCGTTGGTGAGCAGGTTGGTCAGCACCTGCTCCAGCCGGGTCTGGTCCCAGTTGCCGGGGATGGGGTCCGGCGCCTCCACCTCCACCGTGGAGCCCACCTGGAGGGCCTGCGGCGTGTAGCGGACCACCACCTCCCGCGCGAGCGTGGCCAGGTCCGTGGGCGTCCGGTCCAGGCGCAGCTGGCCCATGCTGATGCGGGAGACGTCCAGCAGGTCCTCGATGAGGTCCGCGAGCTTGCGGACCTGGCGTCGCGCCACGTCCAGGTCCCGCGCCAGCCGCGCCACGGGCAGGGAGGACTCCGGGTGGGCCTCCACGGTTCGCAGGAGGGACGTCAGCTTCAGCTGCAGCGGCGTCAGCGGCGTCTTCAGCTCATGGGAGGCGACGGACAGGAACTCGTCCCGGGCGAGCACGGCGTCCCGCAGCATCTCCAGCTCGCGCCGCTCCTGGGTCTGCTTGCGCTGCGTGAAGTCGCGCGTCACCTTGGCGAAGCCCCGCAACGTCCCTTGTGGGTCATACAGCGCGGTGATGACGACGCTGGCCCAGAAGCGGGTGCCGTCCTTGCGGATCCGCCAGGCCTCTTCCTCGAAGCGCCCCTCCTCCGCGGCCACCCGGAGGGCCCGCTGGGGCTTGCCCCGGGCCACCTCTTCCGGGGGGTAGAAGCGGCTGAAGTGCTGCCCGAGGACCTCCTCGGCCCGGTAGTTCTTGATGCGCTCGGCCCCCGCGTTCCAGGTGCTGACCCGGCCTTCGGGGTCGAGCATGTAGATGGCGTAGTCCTGGATGCTCTCGACCAGGAGCCGGAAGCGCTCCTCGCTCTGGAGCAGGCGCTCCTGGGTCAGCTTGCGCTCGGTGAAGTCGCGCGTCACCTTGCCGAAGCCCCGCAGGACCCCCTGGTCGTCGCGCAGCGCGGTGATGACGACATTGGCCCAGAAGCGGCTGCCGTCCTTGCGCAGCCGCCAGCCCTCCTCCTCGAAGCGCCCCTCCCGGGTGACGATCTCCAGCTCCAACTGGGGCTTACCCAGGGCGACGTCCTCGGCGGGGTAGAAGCGGCTGAAGTGCTGCCCGAGGATCTCCTCGGCCTTGTAGCCCTTGATGCGCTCGGCCCCTGCGTTCCAACTGGCGACGCGCCCGTCCAGGTCCAGCGTCAGCAGCGCGTAGTCCCTGACGTTGTCGATGAGCAGGCGCAGCTGTGCGTTCGCGTCATTGGCGAGGTTGTTCGCGTATGTGATGCCGCCGTCCAAGACTCCTGGCGCAAGGCGGTCATCCATGGGGCTTCGCATGGGAGAAGCGTAATGCACCTGAAGGGTCAAGCGGACATCGGGGTGTGTCAGCTTCCTCCTCAGGACACTCCCGCCCGGCCAGCGGACGCCCAGGCGGGCAGGGGGTTGCCTGGGCGTCCACGGCGGTGTGGCCTCGTAGCCCCGCAGGCAACACCGGAAGCCCGCCGCCTCCCGGGCACCCGGGGAGGGACGGTCACGGCACGGCGCGTGCTCAGGGTCCGGAGCGCTGAAGCCCGAACGTCCGCGTGCCGGTGGCGTTTCGGGAGCGGACTCCCCCACCGGCAGGGTGCCCCCCATGAACGCGTCCCGTTTCCTCGCAGGACTGCTCTTCTCGCTGACCCTCCTCCTTGGCGCCGAGGCGTCCGCGCAGAGCTGCACGACGCTGGTGAACTCCCAGTTCAGCTGGGTGCAGCAGGGCGGCGGCTACTACCTCCACGTGACGGGCGTGACGTTGAAGCCCGCCACGGGCTCGGTGGGGGCGGTGGCTTCGCACTTCACGGGCAGTCTGAGCGGCTACGTGGCCCAGAGCTGGTATCTGAATCCCATCACCGGGACGCTGACCCGGATCCCCGCCCGGATCACCAGCCCCGCCAACAGTGGGCGCCAGGGCTTCAACGACCGGGGCTATTCCTCCACGCAGGGGGGCGTCACGCGCTACCAGAACTTCTCCGTCTTCGCCCAGGACAACATCCAGCTCGGACTGGATGACACCGGCAAGATGACCATCACCTTCAACACCTGGGGCAACGGACAGATCACCCTCACGTCGCCCACCTGCTCCGGCAACGTGCTGACGGGCTTCTCCGGAAGCACGATGTATGCCTTCACCTTCGAGCAGTTCTACCTGGGCTGAGCCCAGGCACCTGCCTCGCGCTTCCCAGCGTCGCGAAGGTCAGACGCGGTGCTTCACGCGGGCTGGCGCACGTAGTTCAGGAAGACGACGCCGCTCGCCAGGGTGCGAGCCCCGGTGAGCTGGAGGCGCTGGGGCGAAAAGCCCGTGTCGACGAGCTTGATGCCTGAACCCACGATGACGGGATTGAGCTTGATGACATACGCGTCGATCTCCGGGCGCAGCTCGGCCGCGAGCGCGCCGCCACCACACAGCCAGATGCCGCGCCCCTCCCGGGCCTTCAGCTCACGCACGGTGGCGAGCGGGGTGGTGGAGATCGTGACCTTGGGGTCCGGGCTCTGGGTGAGGGTGCGGGAGAAGACGTAGTGCTCCAGGTGGGGATACGCATTGGTGACGCCCGCGTCCAACCCCACCTGGTAGGTGTTGCGTCCCTCCAGCACCGTGTCGAAGTGCTGGCCCGGACCGGAGAGGCCCCGGAACGCGCGGTAGCTGGCGGGGAGCGTCTCCGGATACTCGGCGGCGATCGCGTCCAGGTAGTCCGGCTCCATCTTGAAGAAGTCGTAGGCCCCCTGGGGCGAGGCGATGAAGCCATCCAGGGTGCTGGCGACGTAATAGGTGAGTCTTCGCATGGCGATCCTGTCTCCTTGCGCCCTTGCTTACCATCGCGGCGGAGGGCCGGGCAGCCGGTTCGTCGAGGTCTGGGTGGGCCTTTGAACCACCAGGCTCAGGCCGCCTGCTCCTGGAAGGGCTTCATCTGGGCCGCCAGGGCCCGCTGGAACGCGGGACGTGCCTCGCAGCGCTCCTTGTAGGCCTTCAGCGTGGGCTCGGAGTCCAGCAGGTCGGTGTGACGCAGGATGCGGAGCACCGTCACCATCATGAGGTCCCCGGCCGTGAAGCGGTCCTCCAGGTACTCGCGGTCCCCGAGCCACGTGGCGAGCTCCTTCAGCCTTCGCCGGACGGCCTGCTCCACCTCTGGACGGTGGAGCTTCGCCCACTCCTTGTCGGCGGCGAAGAGGTCGATCTCCGCGAGCTGCTGGACCTGGAGCTCCACTGAGTTGAGCGCCGCGAAGAGCCAGGTGATGGCGCGTGCCTTGCCGGCCTCGTCGGTGGGCAGGAGGGCGTCGCTCCGGGACGCGATGTGGAGCACGATGGCCCCCGACTCGAAGAGGGAGAGCCCGTCCTCCTTGAACACGGGCACCTGGCCGAAGGGCTGGAGGTCGCGATAGTCGGCGGACGCCTGCACCTGCGAGTCAATGAACCGCGTCTCGTAGGGCAGCCCGGCCTCTTCGAGCGCCCACCGGACCCGGAGGTCACGCACCAGCCCCTGCGCGAACGGCGGCACCCACTTGAATGCACTGATTGAGATCATGTCCCGGTGGCTCCCCTGGCCGTGAGCGGCCGGTGGGCACTCTGGCCACGACACCCGGGATGCTCAAGGACTTCCCTGGCCCTTCAGGCCTCGTGACGGGATGTGGTTTACATCCCAACCCATGAACTCCGTCCGCCCTGCCTTCGTCCCGGGTCTGCTCTGCCTCCTGCTGCTGCTTCCCTCCGCGGCCCCGGCCCAGGCGCCCCGGGGCCGTGCTCGCGCGAGCGACCTGGGGGTCTCCCTGGGCGGAACCCCGGGCGCGCTCAATGCCATCACCGACGTGAAGGGCGTGGAGGTCGGCCACGCGACGCTCCACTCCGGCGAGGCCGCGCCTGGCTCGCCTCAGGTCCGTACCGGCGTCACCGCCGTGCTGCCCAGGGGCCGGGACGCGGTGGCGCAGCCCGTGTTCGCGGCGACCCACGCGCTGAACGGCAGCGGTGAGATGACCGGCACGCATTGGGTGAAGGAGTCCGGCCTGCTCTCCGGGCCCGTGATGATCAGCAACACGCACGCCGTGGGCGCCGTGCACGAAGGCGTGATTGCCTGGGCGCAGAAGCGCAACCTGACCTGGGAGCTGGGGCTGCCCCTGGTGGCGGAGACCTGGGATGGCATGCTCAACGACATCGACGGCTTCCACGTCCGGCCCACCCACGCGATGCAAGCCATTGACGCCGCACAACCGGGCCCGGTGCCGGAGGGCTCCG
Proteins encoded in this window:
- a CDS encoding sensor histidine kinase, encoding MDDRLAPGVLDGGITYANNLANDANAQLRLLIDNVRDYALLTLDLDGRVASWNAGAERIKGYKAEEILGQHFSRFYPAEDVALGKPQLELEIVTREGRFEEEGWRLRKDGSRFWANVVITALRDDQGVLRGFGKVTRDFTERKLTQERLLQSEERFRLLVESIQDYAIYMLDPEGRVSTWNAGAERIKNYRAEEVLGQHFSRFYPPEEVARGKPQRALRVAAEEGRFEEEAWRIRKDGTRFWASVVITALYDPQGTLRGFAKVTRDFTQRKQTQERRELEMLRDAVLARDEFLSVASHELKTPLTPLQLKLTSLLRTVEAHPESSLPVARLARDLDVARRQVRKLADLIEDLLDVSRISMGQLRLDRTPTDLATLAREVVVRYTPQALQVGSTVEVEAPDPIPGNWDQTRLEQVLTNLLTNALKYGAGKPIRVHVRSEAGLALLTVQDEGIGIAPEQQPRVFDRFVRAVSERNYGGLGLGLFITQQIVEAHGGIVQVRSTLGQGSSFTVLLPQGLDAKPD
- a CDS encoding dihydrofolate reductase family protein, which gives rise to MRRLTYYVASTLDGFIASPQGAYDFFKMEPDYLDAIAAEYPETLPASYRAFRGLSGPGQHFDTVLEGRNTYQVGLDAGVTNAYPHLEHYVFSRTLTQSPDPKVTISTTPLATVRELKAREGRGIWLCGGGALAAELRPEIDAYVIKLNPVIVGSGIKLVDTGFSPQRLQLTGARTLASGVVFLNYVRQPA
- a CDS encoding glutathione S-transferase family protein; the protein is MISISAFKWVPPFAQGLVRDLRVRWALEEAGLPYETRFIDSQVQASADYRDLQPFGQVPVFKEDGLSLFESGAIVLHIASRSDALLPTDEAGKARAITWLFAALNSVELQVQQLAEIDLFAADKEWAKLHRPEVEQAVRRRLKELATWLGDREYLEDRFTAGDLMMVTVLRILRHTDLLDSEPTLKAYKERCEARPAFQRALAAQMKPFQEQAA